In a genomic window of Glycine max cultivar Williams 82 chromosome 13, Glycine_max_v4.0, whole genome shotgun sequence:
- the LOC100808814 gene encoding tRNA dimethylallyltransferase 9: protein MISNGVCTLRTCLRFPARPLFREPPRLFSCRQRFLVTASETKKKEKVIVISGPTGSGKSRLALELAKRLNGEIVSADSVQVYRGLDVGSAKPSPNERKEVPHHLVDILHPSEDYSVGQFFEDARQATGCILDNGRVPIVVGGTGLYLRWFIYGKPDVPKASPEIVSEAYQELAELQRNDDWDTAVQLVVKAGDPKAQFLAVNDWYRLRRSLEIIKSSGSPPSAFRVPYDSFREQGEYGVADGSELSDMNTYGDAMEKTNSSELDYEFMCFFLSSHRLDLYKSIDYRCEDMLLGRDGILSEAQWLLDTGLHPNSNSATKAIGYRQAMEYLQRCREQGGHSSVEEFYKFLFEFQKASRNFAKRQLTWFRNENIYQWLDASKPLETILDFIHGAYHDWNGSILVPEDLRMSRDISNHRQAAQLKAYRTRNRHFVNGEDCTHILNWIRKTQR from the exons ATGATTAGCAATGGAGTATGCACTCTCCGCACGTGCCTCCGTTTCCCAGCGAGACCACTATTCCGAGAACCTCCGCGCTTGTTCAGCTGTCGGCAGCGGTTTCTGGTGACTGCGTCGGAAacgaagaagaaagagaaggtGATTGTGATTTCTGGACCCACCGGTTCCGGCAAGAGCCGCCTCGCATTGGAACTCGCAAAGCGCCTCAACGGCGAAATCGTCAGTGCCGACTCCGTCCAG GTGTATCGGGGGCTTGATGTTGGATCTGCAAAGCCTTCCCCAAATGAAAGAAAG GAGGTACCACATCATCTGGTTGACATACTGCACCCATCTGAAG ACTATTCTGTTGGGCAGTTTTTTGAGGATGCAAGGCAAGCTACAGGATGTATTCTTGACAATGGCCGTGTTCCCATAGTTGTTGGAGGCACTGGATTGTATTTAAGATG gtTCATATATGGAAAGCCAGATGTACCTAAAGCCTCTCCAGAGATTGTATCTGAAGCATATCAAGAGTTAGCTGAACTGCAGAGGAATGATGACTGGGATACAGCTGTGCAGTTGGTGGTAAAAGCAGGTGATCCAAAGGCTCAATTTCTAGCAGTGAATGATTGGTACCGATTACGACGTAGCCTAGAGATTATTAAG TCTAGTGGATCACCTCCTTCTGCTTTTCGGGTACCATATGATTCTTTCAGGGAACAGGGCGAATATGGTGTTGCTGATGGTTCTGAGTTGTCTGATATGAATACTTATGGTGATGCAATGGAAAAAACCAACTCATCAGAGTTAGACTACGAGTTTATGTGCTTTTTCCTTTCTAGCCACAGACTTGACCTCTATAAATCAATTGATTATCGGTGTGAAGATATGCTGTTAG GAAGGGATGGGATTTTGTCTGAGGCTCAATGGCTTCTTGATACAGGTCTTCATCCAAACTCCAATTCTGCAACAAAAGCAATTGGTTACAGACAA GCCATGGAGTACTTACAAAGATGTAGAGAGCAAGGGGGTCACAGTTCTGTTGAAGAATTTTACAAATTCttgtttgaatttcaaaaagCATCACG GAATTTTGCAAAAAGGCAGTTGACCTGGTTTCGTAATGAAAACATATACCAGTGGCTCGATGCTTCTAAACCTCTG GAAACCATTCTCGACTTCATTCATGGCGCATACCATGATTGGAATGGAAGTATTCTTGTGCCTGAAGACCTAAGAATGTCGAGAGATATTTCTAATCACCGACAAGCTGCACAACTTAAGGCTTACCGCACCAGAAATAG GCATTTCGTGAACGGGGAAGATTGTACTCATATTCTGAACTGGATAAGAAAGACCCAAAGGTGA